The Planctomycetota bacterium genomic interval AACTTCGGCCCCATCGCCAGCACGTCCCGCGCGGCCCCGACCATGTTTTTCTTCTCGGTCAGCAGCTTCGCCTCGCCATCGTTGAGCACCAGGCCGTCGATCTTCTTGAGCAAAGCGAGCAGGGCGTCGCGCTCGGTCGTGATCCACAGGTTCATCGTGTCGGCGACGCTGAGCGTGACGTCGCCGAGCTTGTCGAGCATGTCGGCTTGGAGCGCCGGGTGGGTGTTGGCGAGGAAGACGTACTTGCTGTCGGCGTAGGCGTCGGGGATCGTCGGGGCGGCCTCGGCGAGGACGTTCAGGTCAGTGTTGATTGAGACGGCTTCGTTGAGGTCGTCGACGTAGCTGCCGTGCCAGCGGAAGGTCTTGCTGCCGGCGCGCTTCTCCAGACCGGTGAGGTCGACCGGCTGTTCACCGAAGACCTCGCCCAGCTCATGCGGATAGTCCTCGCCGACGACGCCGACGAGCCGGACCGGAGCGAAGAAAGCCGCGGCATACGCGAAGTAGACGGCGCTTCCGCCGATGACATCGTCTCGCCGGCCGGCGGGGGTTTCAATCGTGTCGAGTCCGAGCGATCCGGTGACGAGTAGGGACATGGGTGTAAGTCTGAAGTTGAAAGTAAATGGGCGCGAAGCTGCGTTGCTCTGCAACGCGGTTGGACGGTCATCACTGCGAAAGTTGACGCACCTTCGCGTTGCTTGCCGTCGCCGTGTAAAGCCGGCCTGGCGTGAGTCGTTTGAACCGATCAAAGAGCTTCCGCACCGCGTCCGGCGTCGGCTCACGCAGGTACACCGCCAGCCGCGTCTTGCCGAGCATGGCGATCGATGCCTGCTCCGCGAGATCGTGGTCGGCTGTAAGCAGCTCCGCCTGCATCGACCGGCAAATCTTGAACAGCTCCAGCGGCTGCAAGTCCGCCGGCGGGACCGGCTCATGCGTGTGGCCGAGCTCGGTCAGCGTGGCGATGACGACGTCCGGCAAGTTGTGCGGCAAGAAACGCAAGGCAGCAACGGTAGGCATCACGGATTCACGTCGGTGCCGACGAACTGCTGGTTCTCGATCACCCAGCGTCGTCGATG includes:
- a CDS encoding PfkB family carbohydrate kinase gives rise to the protein MSLLVTGSLGLDTIETPAGRRDDVIGGSAVYFAYAAAFFAPVRLVGVVGEDYPHELGEVFGEQPVDLTGLEKRAGSKTFRWHGSYVDDLNEAVSINTDLNVLAEAAPTIPDAYADSKYVFLANTHPALQADMLDKLGDVTLSVADTMNLWITTERDALLALLKKIDGLVLNDGEAKLLTEKKNMVGAARDVLAMGPKFVVIKKGEHGCLMAWADQNGSTPTEMQTFTLPAYPTDKVIDPTGAGDSFAAGMMGYLATQRSLSAPTIKRALAFGTVVASYTISDFSLDGLQATTRIAIDERYEKLKAAMSF